The Flavivirga eckloniae genomic interval TCAAACATTCTAAGCAATTTATTTGATTTACTTGAAGATGTTTTAACAATAAAACCTTCAGCCTTTAATAGCTTGCTTAAAATTTCAATTGAGGCTTTATTTTTACCCTTATTTGATAATTGGTTTCCTATGTATAATAGGTTTTTCATAATGTATATTTAATAAACATAGCCCATAAACAAAAGCTGGCGCTGCAATACGCATAGACGAATGGCTAATTGTTAGAAACCAAAACAAATAAAATGAGTAGAAATACACATTTTTTTTATTTCTAAATCTTAAAAACAATGGGGTAAATAATAATATCGAAAAAGCTACAATACCAAAAACCCCATGTTCGCCGACTATTCGACTCATTTCATTATGAGAAGCGGCTGTTATTCCTTCCTTTTCAAATCTTAATTCCTTAAGCTTACCAACACCAACACCCAGAAAAGGGTTTTCAAAAAACTCTTTTAATTCATTGGCAAATAAATCTGTTCTTCCTGTAGTAATATCACTTTTTTCTCTCCCTAACGCATCTTGATTACTATATCTTTTATCTATTAACCCTCCTGTATTTAATGAACTTATATACCAAGTAAGAAGCACACCAAAACAAAAAATAAAACCCGAAAATAACATTCTGTTTCTTGTTATAGACGTTGATTTAAAATATAATAGAACTACAAAAGCAAAAATTATTATTATTGCAACAAAAACACCTCCTCTACTAAAAGTCACAATAGCTCTATAAGCCATTAAGGCTAAAATTATAATATTTAAAACTTTTAAAAATAACGCCTTAGATTGTAAAAACAATCTACCTGCCAACAAGAAAACACCTAACCCTAATACTGTAGATACTTGATTTGGACCAAAGCCCCCAGAAGCTGCAAAGTTTGATTGCGTTCCAGATAAAACATCTTTAATGCTCGGATTATACAAAAATAAATAGACAGTGGTTGTCATAATTGGCAATATCGTTGCTAATAATATTTCCTGCAATTGCTTTATTGTTACGTTTCTTTCAAAACAATACACGGCAACAATTCCTAAACAAACAGGGCCACTTAAATTAAAAGCAATGGCTGTTCTTACATTAGTTTCATATCCTAGAGTATTGGACGCTACAATAATCCCTGGTATTAATACTAATAAATAAACAACATATATAAATGATTTTTTTCCTGCACCGTCCCCAAGAATCATTCCTATTAATAAAAAAAGAATAACGAAATATTTAGATGCCTCATATATAAGGTTACCACCTGTCATTCTTAAAAAAACCTCAGAACCTACTATATAAGCACACGATATTAATACGGATAAGTATCTTTTTTGGGGAGAAGCGTTGAATATATTGTAAGTACATAGTACCAATATTGCAATAAAATAAACTTTAGATAAAGACTCAAAAAAGTAAATACAAACACCAATTAATACGTGTATAATTATCTGCACTATGTAACTATACTGTTTCACTCTTTTGTGTAAATTGAAATTAATTGGTTAATGGAATTTTGCGCGCTAAAATTATCTTCTATATTTTTATAAAGCATTTCTCCAGAGGACACTCTTAAAGTTTTATTATTAATATAATTTGATAAAGCTTCCGAAAAAGCACTTTCATCATTCGATGCTACTAATACGCCTTCTTTTCGATCTCTAATTACTTTATTGCAATCTCCTACATCTGTAGCGATAACTGCTAATTTGGCTAGCCCATATTCTATAATAGCCAAAGGTAACCCTTCAGAAGTTGAAGACAATACTCCTATATCACTTTGTTCTAATATTTGTTTAATATCTTGTTTTAAACCATACAGGAATACTCTCTTCTCTAAAGAATTCTCCTGTATAAATTTATTTAGATTTTCTGAGTATTCATCGTTAAAATCTTCTCCAATTAAGTGTAAAGTCCAATCTTTAAAAGCATTACTTATATTAGAAAAAGCTTTAAGTAACAGTATATGATTTTTTGGATTTCTTAAATTTGCCAAACAAACTATACGTTTACCCTCAACTCCTTCCATTATAGTTTTTCGTTCCTCTTCTTTTTCTTTTAAAACTGAAAAATTTGGCAAATAATAAACATCTTTTACATACAAGGTATTTTCTGCCCAAAGCTTTAAATCAATATTTACCACTATGGCTTTATAAAAAAAACGGGAACAAAATTTTAATACACTATTAGCATATAAATTTGACGAACTTCTATTTCCATTATGGTCATGCCACACAATTTTTATTTTCCAATTAAAAAACTTTAATAATGTAGCAAAAAAATAAGACGTCGCATGTGCATGAATAATCGTAATTTTATTTTCCTTAATGAACTTATTTAAAGTTTTAATAGCTGTAAAATCTACAGAGGATTTCTTTTTTAAAAACAAATACTTTACTTTTTCATGAAGAGATTTTTTTAAAGGCCCTTCTTCTCTTGTAGTACATAAAAATACACCTTCAATTTCTTTGGTTAACAAATTGGCATAATTAACCGCAATACTTTCAGCTCCTCCAATTTGTAAAGAATCTATTAATTGTAAAACTCTCATTATTGATTAAGTAATTTAACTATCTCTTTTTCAAAGGCCTCTAACGTATAATTGTGAGACCATCTACTTGCAAATTTAGACATGGTTTCCAAATTATTCTTGTTTTTCAACTGATCCTTTATACTTTCAACTGCAGTATCTATATTAGGTTCTATTAAAATTCCTCTTTTTCCATAATCTAACATAAAAGGTACGCATGATATTTTTGTAGCAATTGGAATTACTCCAAAAAACATAGCTTCTGCTACGGCTTTTGGCCATCCTTCAGATTTTGATGGTAATATTAAAAAATGCGATGTTTTTAATACCTCTTGTATAACCTCTTTTGTCTGGCTTCCTTTTAAATGAATTGTAGCTTCTAAATTATTATCAGCAATATACTGTTGTAATTCATCTTTTAAAATACCATCTCCATACAATTCCAGTACAGCTTTCTTATTTTCTTGTATAGCTTCAACAATTTTAATAGCTAACAAAGGATTTTTCCCTTTAACTAAACTTCCAATAAAAACGAAACGAATTTCATTATTATAATCACGCTTTAAAGGAGTTACAACATCATCCTCACTAAAACTTGCTGTAAAAAAAGCTTTTATATTTTTTGATTGATTTTTCCAAGCGCCATACACCAACACTTTTATATTTTTACTTAAAAATGTGTTGCTCAAAATTAATTTTTGAAACCTATAGCTTAATGGTTGCTTACTATTAGGGTCCCAATTCCCTGCATATTTAGCAGTTTTTGTTTTTTTTGGAAAAAAGATTTGGATTAAACATCCTAGCAAAGCAATATTCCCAGGACAACGTAAATGTATATGATCTGCTTTACGACATGCTTTAAAAATTGAAATAAGAATTACAGGTATTTTAATTATTGAATTCAAGCTTTTTATTACTGAAGTAAAAGCTATTGAAGGAATCGTATTAAAAATTATGTCTTCGCGAGTATATGCCATCTCTAAATTAGTGATTGAGTGCTTAAATTCTGGTGCTATTACTTCTACCTCATCAACATGGTTTAACCATAAGTTCATTTCTCGTACATAAGGTGCATAGGCATAGAGTGAATTTCCTAATTGCTTATGTAATGCATGTGAAATGATTAAAAACCTCATTTTTGTATTTTTGGTCTGTTAAAAATTAACGAAAACCAACCTATAGTCCTTCCTAGGCCCTCGGTTAATGCTTCTTTTCTTTTATTGGTATTAATAGTATTAGAAAATCTAATAATTGTTAATAACAAAGATGTCATATTCCATTTAAATCTTGCTTTTAAATTTGGCTTAGGATATTTAATCCGCCAAACATACCAACCGTTTCTAACTACCATTTTTCCGTATTTATACTTATTTGGTCTACCGGAATCATCATGGTAATGATATAACTGTGCTGCTGTATTAAGATACAAGTTTCCTATTTTAGAAAGGCGTAAAGAAAAATCGGCATCTTCGTACAGACCGTACCCTTCAAAATAGGTAGAAAAGTTTAATTTATTAAATACTTCTTTTTTATAAGAGGAAACGCCTCCCATAATTTGTTCTACTTCATAAATTTTTCTTGATGGGGGTAAAAAACTAACGGATCTGCCATGGGAAAACGTTGGTGAAAAACCTGGAGCGGCATCTGGTAATAATCCAAATAATCTTCGCAATTTAAACCGTGATGGCTCATTACGCATCCAATTATCAAAATAAAACTTGTTTTTATTTTGGGAGTTGTCTGTTTCTTTCCATAAACTATCGTTTACAATATATCCGCCAACAGCAAGCGCATCACTTTTTATTTTATATGTTTTTAAAATATTTTCGAAGTAATCACTTTTTAAAACTATGTCATCGTCTAAAAAGCATATAATTTCTGAAGCTTCGTTAACCAGGTTGATTCCAAAATTACGTTGTTTGGTTAAGCCCCTATTTTTTTCATCTACTTTAAAATAGCTTAATTTTTTAAAGTTTTTATTTTCTAACAGTTCTTGGGTTTTATCGTCTTTAGAACCATCGATAATTAAAATTTCATCTGGATATAAGGATTGTTTTTCTACTGAAATTAATAATTTCAACAGAGGTTCGTCCCTCATATAAGTGCATATAATTAACGAAAAATACATTAATTCTTATTATTGTTTTTTAGTTCGTTTGCCCAATATTTGCTTCGTTGCCACTGTTTTAAAAACACTTTAAAATATCTTAAAGGGTTTTTAATGTTTTGGTACTTATAATATTCTATTAATAGTCTTGTTTGATATCCTAAAAGTTGATGCTCGGTTGTGTTGTTTAACCTATTGAACATAACGGTAGGCGAAGGTTTTGGCTGTATACTATCGTTACTCCAAATATGTTCAATAGTTGTTCTAAACCCTCCTACTGGTGCTTTTAAGTGTAAAATCTTAATGTTCGGGAAATATATAACATCAACACCAATATTACGTAATTGCATACCAAAATCTACATCTTCGCCATAACCATGTTCTAACACCATATTGAATGCTACACTTTTTAAATATTCTGATTTTAAAACACTACTACCAGCTCCAAATGTATACCATTGTATGGGTTCGTTTTGAGTTTCCTTTTCATCCTTCTGGAGATAGGACATGGTAATGCAACCCAATTTGTAGGTTTCTAAAGTATTAATAACATTATGCAATAAATCATTATGAAATTCATTATCGTCGTCTGCCAGATACACATAATCTGCCGTAACCTCTTTTAATGCCAGATTTCTAGCATTACATGCTCCGGTTTGGTGAATGAATTTATGAATTATCTTAAAGGGCCATGTTTTAGATTCTATATAGTTTAATTCTGTCTTACTATTTTGAACCGGGTCTTGTTCTACTATAATTACTTTTTGAGGTTTTAAGGTTTGCTTTGACAGATCTTCTAGAACATTATACAGGTATTTTTTTCTACCTATTGTCGGTATAATAACATCAATTGAAGGGGATTCGTTTTCAATTTTAGAAAAGTTAACAGTTTCAATTTTAAAATTGTTTTGAAATCTTACTTTAGAATAAAACAAGGCATTTATTAGAGCTCGTAATGGTATCTTTTTTTCATGTCTAAAATAATTTATAAACAGCATGATTATCCATGAATATTTGTAATGCTGTTTAACAAATTTGAACAATGTTACTATAGAACTTTGTTCGTTTACTTCATCTATTGTCTTTTTGTTTATCAAATTCGGATTCGAATAACAAAACAATCCTTTTGCTATTCCTAGTTTAGCAATAGAATTTAACACATAATCAAACGAATTGTTTAATGATATCTGACCTTTGAATTTTAATAAAGCAGTCCCATAAATAGCACCTATTTGACTACTCATTATCCATGTGGGGTACTTTACTTGTTTATTAACTTTTATAAACGGAGACGTATCTTCTACATATCCTATTTGTTCTGGAAAATAATTCTTTTCTGAACAAGCATACGATACCATTATATTTTGTAGATGAAATGACTCTAAAATACCCTTAATATTTAAATTGTCTTTGTGCGCTTCATTACACCATATAATAATTTCATTCGGAAATAGTTTTGCTACTTCAAATAATGATACAGATATTTTTTTTTCGTTAATGGGAATAACAGCGTTTTCCTCATTAAGGTTTGTAACGTTTACAATTGTTTTTCCATTATGAGTTAATAAAATCATATAAGTGATTTATAATAACTAATATTCTTTTTCACCTGCTTATCAATATCAAAGTCTGCCTTTACCTTTTCTCTGGAGTGCTTACCTATTTTGGTGCATAAATCAATATCGTTAAACAAGGTAACAATTCTTTCTGCATACAAATCTATATTATCGGGGTGTACTAAATACCCGCTAATTTGATCGTCAATCAATTCTTTAGCCCATCCAATATTAGTGTTTACGACAGGTTTTTGCAATGCCATAGATTCAATAGTTACCATTCCTAAAGTTTCTGCAAAAGATGGAAATGCGCATACATTGGCACTTTTTATATACTCATTTATTTGGGCATATGGTACTTTACCCAAATAGGAAGCTTGCTTTTTTGCTTGAGGCGTAAATATTTGCTCCATTAATTCGTAAGTCGAATGGCTTCCTGTTTTATAATCACCTGAATCACTTCCAATTAAAATAAGCTTGGCATCTGGTACAGATTCTATGACTTTATTGAATGTTTTGGCAAGTTCAAAAACTCCTTTTTTTCTTATAATAGTACCGATATACAATAACGTATTAGCTTCAAACTTTTGAGGTGTTTCATTTACAAAGCCCTCTAAATTCAATCCATAATGAATCGTTTTTATCTTATCCTTATTTAAACCAAAAATCTTTTGGGTTTCTTCTCCTGCAAATCTTGTTGGAGCTATATAAGCATCGGCATTTTTTAAAGCCAGTTTTTCAAAGAAAAAATTCTTAAACTTCTGCTTTCGTTTTTCTAGCTTACAAAAATAAGCGTCGCTACCATGAAACCTTATAACTAAAGGTTTTTTGAATGTCATAAAAGCTGTAATACCCGTCCAATCTGGCGCTTCAAGTAGATCTATCTTATTTTTTTCAACAATATTATTTATATATTTATTAAGATATTTTCTATACAAATACCATCCAAAAGCTTTATAAAACTTAGATTTTATAAGGTGAATTTCAACTCCATTGTCATATATCACGTCATCTTCATCTTGATGGTAAACAAACACAATTACTTTTATGTCACTTTTAATTAATTGCGTTATTAAATTTTTAGTACTTGTTGCAAGACCGGCAGCAAGTTTTACTCTAGGGTGTGGATATTCTGGTGTAATAAAACCTACTGTCATCTTTTAATAATGTCTTTAATAGCTAAAACTATGTTATTTGATGCTTCGTCCACTGGATGCTGGTTTATTATTTTAAACCAATCGGAGGCTGCTTTTATATGGTCTTCGTTATTCGTTAAAGCTTGTTCTAATTTTTGTGCTATTTCTTTTGGATTGTCTAGCCAAACAACACAATCTTTGGTTGGCATCGACTCAAAGTGTAAATACTTATAAATCTTTTTAACAGACCAATCTTGAAGCTTTTTGTTTGCAACATCATAGTTTATATAGGCGCATGGTTTATTTTCGATTACATAGTCAAAAACCATAGTAGAGCCAAGATTGATAACCATTTCTGAATGCAAAACGGTTTCTTTTAGCAAATGTAAATCTTCCTTTTTAGGTAAAATGGTATCCCATTGTTCATTTAATTTGGTCCATTTAGGATTTATTGGGGTTATCACCTCTTTGAAGTTTTCTAGTACAGCATCGTATCTGTTAGAAAAATCTACAGGACACCTTCTAAAGATCAAGCCCAAGTTATGGCCTCTGGTATTCAATTCCCGCAATGCTTTAGCAGTATCTTCCAAATACTGTGGATCATCCGGACTCGTTGTTACATCATCGCCAGAGTAACAAATATATTTTTTTGAATGGTCTAGTTTATATTGCTCAAAAAAAGCATCTTTAGGTGTTATGTGCTCTCCAAATATTGATTCAAATTGAGGCGTTCCCGTTACGTATACTTTGTCTTCTTCAATGTATGGATAGTAGCGTAAAAGTTCATCTTTCATATAATCGCTCCAGACTATATAATAATCTGTTTCTACTACCATGGTTGCTTTAGGAAGGTTATCCCAGGAAAAAATAAATGTAGCTGTTGGTATTCCTAAATCTTTAGCGGCTGTTATTGGAGCAATAGCAATAACCGGTCTTTGATTGGTACAAAATAAAATGGATGGTTTATTTGCCTTTAAACAGTCTGAACATTGCTTATAGTATAATGTTTTACGTTCAAACTGAATGATTTTGGTTCTTATCTTTAATAATCCTTTTTCTGAGTTATTAAAAAAGATCAATGCCCTGCATAATGCGCTTTTAAACGCCTTTTTGGGCGTACTATAATTGAAAGGAAACTTGTATGTACTGAAAGCTGTATTGGAAAACTTCTTTCTATATATATTAAGTTCTATATGTTTTCTTGCTGTTTTGTATACATCTGTTAACTTATAAAGCTTAGGTTTTGGAAGTTTTACTTCATTGAATCCCAAATCACCTAATTCAAAAGGAGTAGCATTCCAAAAACAAGCTTCAAAACCACTTTTCAACGCTTTTTTATAAAAGTTAGAATAAGCGAAATTTTTTAAGCTTATTCCATCGGGCAATAGTATTAGAACCTTTAATTTATCCATTAAGAGTCTTTAAATTGTTTTTGATGATTTATACTCCAACATCTTTCGGAGTTTAAAAAACTAAAAAAATGTTGGGCGCTATTCCCGTTACCATAATCTAATACGGTATTGTTTATTGTTTTTGGCATTTTAAAAATAGCATCCACTATCTCTTTTGCATTATAATTAACATTAACAATTTGATTATTAGTAGTCCTGTTTTCTTGTCTGGTACCAATATTTATTGTTGGTATATTATAGGCAGGCGCTTCTCTTATGCCTGCACTACTGTTACCAATTATGAATTCAGAATTTTTCAATAGTGTTAAAAAGTATTCAAATCTAATTGAAGGAAAGATTCTAACATTTCTATTGTTTTTAAGTTTTTGGTACGCTTCTATTATTGTTTTACTCCCCAAATCGTTGTTAGGGTAAATAAGTACGTAGTTTTTATTGCTTTGCGTTAATGCTTCAATAAAATTATCGATATGTTCTTTAATACTTTCTATTTCTGTCGTTACGGGATGGTACATTGCCAAAGCATACGACTCAAAATCTATTTCGTAATATTGTTTCACAACATCTAGCGATGGCAATACATTTGAAAACATGATATCTAAATCCGGAGACCCAATAATTTCTATGGAATGGGGTAATTCTCCCATTTGTATGAGCCTCTTTTTCGCTAATTCATTGGCAACAAAATGTATGTGGCTCATTTTAGACGTTGAATGTCTTATTAATTCATCAATGGTTCCGGTAACCTCCCCGCCTTCTATGTGCGCTACCAATATATTATTTAACGATCCAACAATAGCTCCTGCCAAAGCTTCTACTCTATCGCCATGAACAACTATTAAGTCTGGTTTTATTTTATTTATAAAAGAAGAAAAGCCTTGAATGGTCTTCCCTAAGGTTAGATCCATTGTTGCTTCGTCGGTATG includes:
- a CDS encoding O-antigen ligase family protein; the protein is MTGGNLIYEASKYFVILFLLIGMILGDGAGKKSFIYVVYLLVLIPGIIVASNTLGYETNVRTAIAFNLSGPVCLGIVAVYCFERNVTIKQLQEILLATILPIMTTTVYLFLYNPSIKDVLSGTQSNFAASGGFGPNQVSTVLGLGVFLLAGRLFLQSKALFLKVLNIIILALMAYRAIVTFSRGGVFVAIIIIFAFVVLLYFKSTSITRNRMLFSGFIFCFGVLLTWYISSLNTGGLIDKRYSNQDALGREKSDITTGRTDLFANELKEFFENPFLGVGVGKLKELRFEKEGITAASHNEMSRIVGEHGVFGIVAFSILLFTPLFLRFRNKKNVYFYSFYLFWFLTISHSSMRIAAPAFVYGLCLLNIHYEKPIIHRKPIIK
- a CDS encoding glycosyltransferase, whose protein sequence is MRVLQLIDSLQIGGAESIAVNYANLLTKEIEGVFLCTTREEGPLKKSLHEKVKYLFLKKKSSVDFTAIKTLNKFIKENKITIIHAHATSYFFATLLKFFNWKIKIVWHDHNGNRSSSNLYANSVLKFCSRFFYKAIVVNIDLKLWAENTLYVKDVYYLPNFSVLKEKEEERKTIMEGVEGKRIVCLANLRNPKNHILLLKAFSNISNAFKDWTLHLIGEDFNDEYSENLNKFIQENSLEKRVFLYGLKQDIKQILEQSDIGVLSSTSEGLPLAIIEYGLAKLAVIATDVGDCNKVIRDRKEGVLVASNDESAFSEALSNYINNKTLRVSSGEMLYKNIEDNFSAQNSINQLISIYTKE
- a CDS encoding glycosyltransferase family 4 protein gives rise to the protein MRFLIISHALHKQLGNSLYAYAPYVREMNLWLNHVDEVEVIAPEFKHSITNLEMAYTREDIIFNTIPSIAFTSVIKSLNSIIKIPVILISIFKACRKADHIHLRCPGNIALLGCLIQIFFPKKTKTAKYAGNWDPNSKQPLSYRFQKLILSNTFLSKNIKVLVYGAWKNQSKNIKAFFTASFSEDDVVTPLKRDYNNEIRFVFIGSLVKGKNPLLAIKIVEAIQENKKAVLELYGDGILKDELQQYIADNNLEATIHLKGSQTKEVIQEVLKTSHFLILPSKSEGWPKAVAEAMFFGVIPIATKISCVPFMLDYGKRGILIEPNIDTAVESIKDQLKNKNNLETMSKFASRWSHNYTLEAFEKEIVKLLNQ
- a CDS encoding glycosyltransferase family 2 protein, whose translation is MYFSLIICTYMRDEPLLKLLISVEKQSLYPDEILIIDGSKDDKTQELLENKNFKKLSYFKVDEKNRGLTKQRNFGINLVNEASEIICFLDDDIVLKSDYFENILKTYKIKSDALAVGGYIVNDSLWKETDNSQNKNKFYFDNWMRNEPSRFKLRRLFGLLPDAAPGFSPTFSHGRSVSFLPPSRKIYEVEQIMGGVSSYKKEVFNKLNFSTYFEGYGLYEDADFSLRLSKIGNLYLNTAAQLYHYHDDSGRPNKYKYGKMVVRNGWYVWRIKYPKPNLKARFKWNMTSLLLTIIRFSNTINTNKRKEALTEGLGRTIGWFSLIFNRPKIQK
- a CDS encoding glycosyltransferase family 2 protein; translated protein: MILLTHNGKTIVNVTNLNEENAVIPINEKKISVSLFEVAKLFPNEIIIWCNEAHKDNLNIKGILESFHLQNIMVSYACSEKNYFPEQIGYVEDTSPFIKVNKQVKYPTWIMSSQIGAIYGTALLKFKGQISLNNSFDYVLNSIAKLGIAKGLFCYSNPNLINKKTIDEVNEQSSIVTLFKFVKQHYKYSWIIMLFINYFRHEKKIPLRALINALFYSKVRFQNNFKIETVNFSKIENESPSIDVIIPTIGRKKYLYNVLEDLSKQTLKPQKVIIVEQDPVQNSKTELNYIESKTWPFKIIHKFIHQTGACNARNLALKEVTADYVYLADDDNEFHNDLLHNVINTLETYKLGCITMSYLQKDEKETQNEPIQWYTFGAGSSVLKSEYLKSVAFNMVLEHGYGEDVDFGMQLRNIGVDVIYFPNIKILHLKAPVGGFRTTIEHIWSNDSIQPKPSPTVMFNRLNNTTEHQLLGYQTRLLIEYYKYQNIKNPLRYFKVFLKQWQRSKYWANELKNNNKN
- a CDS encoding glycosyltransferase family 4 protein produces the protein MTVGFITPEYPHPRVKLAAGLATSTKNLITQLIKSDIKVIVFVYHQDEDDVIYDNGVEIHLIKSKFYKAFGWYLYRKYLNKYINNIVEKNKIDLLEAPDWTGITAFMTFKKPLVIRFHGSDAYFCKLEKRKQKFKNFFFEKLALKNADAYIAPTRFAGEETQKIFGLNKDKIKTIHYGLNLEGFVNETPQKFEANTLLYIGTIIRKKGVFELAKTFNKVIESVPDAKLILIGSDSGDYKTGSHSTYELMEQIFTPQAKKQASYLGKVPYAQINEYIKSANVCAFPSFAETLGMVTIESMALQKPVVNTNIGWAKELIDDQISGYLVHPDNIDLYAERIVTLFNDIDLCTKIGKHSREKVKADFDIDKQVKKNISYYKSLI
- a CDS encoding UDP-glycosyltransferase; the encoded protein is MDKLKVLILLPDGISLKNFAYSNFYKKALKSGFEACFWNATPFELGDLGFNEVKLPKPKLYKLTDVYKTARKHIELNIYRKKFSNTAFSTYKFPFNYSTPKKAFKSALCRALIFFNNSEKGLLKIRTKIIQFERKTLYYKQCSDCLKANKPSILFCTNQRPVIAIAPITAAKDLGIPTATFIFSWDNLPKATMVVETDYYIVWSDYMKDELLRYYPYIEEDKVYVTGTPQFESIFGEHITPKDAFFEQYKLDHSKKYICYSGDDVTTSPDDPQYLEDTAKALRELNTRGHNLGLIFRRCPVDFSNRYDAVLENFKEVITPINPKWTKLNEQWDTILPKKEDLHLLKETVLHSEMVINLGSTMVFDYVIENKPCAYINYDVANKKLQDWSVKKIYKYLHFESMPTKDCVVWLDNPKEIAQKLEQALTNNEDHIKAASDWFKIINQHPVDEASNNIVLAIKDIIKR
- the neuC gene encoding UDP-N-acetylglucosamine 2-epimerase — encoded protein: MPKRIVFLTGTRADFGKIKSLIQVIENDANFESHVFVTGMHMLEEYGYTLIEVQRCGYKNIETFNNHTDEATMDLTLGKTIQGFSSFINKIKPDLIVVHGDRVEALAGAIVGSLNNILVAHIEGGEVTGTIDELIRHSTSKMSHIHFVANELAKKRLIQMGELPHSIEIIGSPDLDIMFSNVLPSLDVVKQYYEIDFESYALAMYHPVTTEIESIKEHIDNFIEALTQSNKNYVLIYPNNDLGSKTIIEAYQKLKNNRNVRIFPSIRFEYFLTLLKNSEFIIGNSSAGIREAPAYNIPTINIGTRQENRTTNNQIVNVNYNAKEIVDAIFKMPKTINNTVLDYGNGNSAQHFFSFLNSERCWSINHQKQFKDS